In Gracilinanus agilis isolate LMUSP501 chromosome 1, AgileGrace, whole genome shotgun sequence, the sequence acaaatctggccttcctaactgtgtgaccctgggcaagtcacttaatcccagttgcctagcccttactgctcttctgacttggaactaatacttagtatcagttataagacagaaggtaagtgtttcaaaacaaaccaaaacaggggcagctgggtagctcagtggattgagagccaggcctagaaacgggaggtcctgggttcaaatctgacctcagacacttcccagctgtgtgaccctgggcaagtcacttgacccccatagcccacccttgaatacacagaagttaagggtttaaaaaaaaaaaacaaaaaaaaaaacagtacttGGAAAGAACCTTGGTTTTTGGACATATTTGTAGAGGTCTTTCTTCCACTAGACCCATTTTCCAGATTCCAAGCCACCTTAATGCTGCATAAACCCACAATGATAAGACTTGGTATGATTTAATGGGACCTTACAAAACCCAGTCACCTTGGCTTTCCAGTAATTAGTTCATGTGATGGAAGCCAGTTCAAATCGCATAAAATGAATCTTACAAGGAAGAACATTAAGTTTATCTACTTGTAACTCATCTGAAAGTTCAGGGAGTTTCCATCTTCagctctcatttttccttttatctttaccTGGACCCTGTATGTGGTATGAATAAGTCTGAGGAAGAGTCTTAGAGGAAGAAGATCTGTGAGGACCTGCCTATGTAAAATGACCCCATCTGtctcttgagagagagagagagacggcgAGAACTCAACAAGATTTTAAAAGTTTCCTGACAACTAATTAAATTAAACAGTCATATCTGTAAAAGCATCAGTCCAACTTGAGATCCTATGGACGGCAATGGCTAAAACCTCTCCAAAGCCTGCGTATTTAGGCATTTGGGTGGTAGACTTGTAGACATCTGTGGATGTTCAGATGGAAGTGAAAGAAATGTAATAGTTTTCTGTTAGCTTCTGGATAAAGTTTAAAATAGATCATTATAGGATCACCACCTTTCCTTGAccttttccattgtttttcaCTAGCCCAACTTCTAAGACTGCTGATACAGTTACAGCTCTCATGAATCCTTTAAGTATATACTTTTACCCAGTGAAAAACACTTGAAAGCTAGTCATATGTATCTTAGTTCTCAAGTGGAAACAGTCTAATATTATGGCTTTTCCTGAAGTCAAGTTTACTAATCCATTAAAAACGAAAACTTTTACATATTTATCACATCACAGCTTTACCCTGTGACCATATCATTCAGTTAAGATATGATACATATTATACAAAATATGCCCAGCTAAATACTTGACAGTTTTACTTAAAACAGGCACAAAATAAAACTAATGGCAAATCACATGACATTCTgaattatcttacataaaaaaATTTCAATCATCTAACAGTTTTGATAttcaaaaaaaaagtcactaGTTATGTGGTGATTTTGCTTTCTGATCTAAACAAGCCTCCTTTTTTCTCTAAGTtggaaaaaaagagttaataatAGGGAGTTCGCCAGAGAAGGCTTAAAAACTGCAAAAtctgtttgcttttttctttctccatttttggaTTTCATTGTagataaaacttttaaattgGTTTCAGTTCTGTTTATTCTCTAGCTGGTGAAATCACCTTCTTTCcttacattaaaataataaatctagggggcagctgggtggctcagtggattgagagtcaggcctagagatggaaagttttgggttcaaatctaacctcagacacttcttagctgtgtgaccctgggcaagtcatttaacccccatcgcctagcccttaccactcttctgcctgggaaccaatacacagtattgactccaagaggtcaggtaagggtttaaaaaacaaacaaacaaacaataaatctgTCAttcaagagaagagagaaagaggtctGCTGTTGAGATTATAtcttttgaaaaatttgaaaCTTTCAGCAGAAAAAAGTTCCTACTCTTATTCTGCCAGTTCTTAAGACAATAGGGCTTGTTCACAAATAGTTTGCCAACTTAGAGACAAAAGTTGGATCTAAAGGACTCAGACATGGACATAGCCATTGCTACTCAGGGAACATGCAAATAGGAGAACATATCCTCAGGTTAAGGCCTATAATTTCTCCATTGTCCCAGCAGCCATCGCCATAGCGGATGCCACAGGCATTCTGGCATCCTGAAGACAGTGGAGTGGGGTCCAATTAAATTGAGAAATAAGCTGTGGATTAGTGATATAGCTCTAATCTTGGCACCCCATTTTTTTCAtggaaaagtaaatggaaagGCTTATTAATATCGGATCTTTCTAATGCTAGAGGAGATGctttggctctttttttttttttttaaacccttgtacttcggtgtattggctcctaggtggaagagtggtaagggtgggcaatgggggtcaagtgacttgcccagggttacacagctgggaagtggctgaggccgggtttgaacctaggacctcctgtctctaggcctgactctcactccactgagctacccagctgccccctgctttggCTCTTTTAAGGTTAAAAAGTCCTGTTCAGGTTTTCTTTATATTCTAAGGCATTGGAAGAATTATTATGCAGCATCAGAATTAAAGACTAatatagcagctaggtggctcagtggattgagagtgaggcctagaagtaggaggtcctggattcaaatgtggcctcagagacatcctagctgtgtgacactgggcaagtcacttaaccctgtttgcccagcctttgcctttctgtcttggagttcttactaagacagaaagtaagagtttaaaaaaaagaattaaaacctAACAATTTCAGGAAAGATGGCAATCCACTGTCTCTAGTAGCCTTATCAAACTGAAAAATTGTGCAGCAATTTTTTAGTATTATGTGGAATCCTCCTTCTTAGAATTGGttcacttggggggggggggaacaataCATTCTTTCCAGTTTCAGAGAAGAAGCATCCTATGTATTTCACCTCTAACAGGCAATATTGTAGCTGGTCCAAGGATACTTCACGTCCTTGTGTAGCTAAGAACCTAAGCAAAGCAAGAGTTTCGATCTTATTTTGTCCTTCAGTTTCAGAAGCTATCAATAAATCATTTCCATATTGAAAGGAAGATCCTTTTGGGAAAAAAGCAACTTTAAATTTTCTTGCAAGTCTCTAAAAAGATAGTAGAGGATTCATGAAACCCTTGAGAAATCCTTTAAGTAAGAGCAAACAAGAATTTATAGGAATAACATACTTATTTATAGCTCTTAAATCTCATATGAAGTGATATACTGGTTGACCTTTAtttaattttcctccttttcttaccAGTAGGGTAGGAGTATTACGTGgggattttcttaatatttttctaaatcttctATTACTGGCAATATTCCTTCAGTTTGAGCTTCAAACAAAGGATATTGCTTAAcacaggggtctgcaacctttttggccatgagaaccataaacgccacaaataatccattgggggcagctgggtagctcagtggattgagagccgtacagtgctcacagtgcgctcctgtaacagcgcctgaaaaaaaattgactttatggctcctgcagaaagagccatacgttgccaacccctggcttAACACATGGCCATGGCTTATCTGTATAATAACTAGTCATGATTGGCTTAATTCTTTTTATCAAGCcagtatcattattattacagaaTCGATTTCTTTAACTTGGGATTCTTTTCCAACACGAAGTGCAACTGCccctttcctccatctctctcctaaAACTGAAGGCACATAGAAGCCACAGCAGGTGCCTTTCCTCCTGAGAGTTCCCAAAAGGAAACATAGCAGCATCCAGAGTATATGTATTTAtggggtgactcagtggattgagagtcaggcctagagatggaaagtcttgggttcaaatctggcctcagacacttcctagatgtgtgaccctgggcatgtcacttgaccccaattgcctagcccttaacacccttctgccttggaaccaatacacagaattgattctaagactgaaggtaagggttaaaaaataaaatcaaacaaacaaacaaacaaaaaacagagtaTATGCCTTTAGGCATTCTGCAAGAGACCATGAAGTTTTTTGATCCAGGTAACAAAGTAGTAATCCAAAAGTAATTTGGGCATGATTCAACTATTTCTCAAGACTTATTTTTCAGAATTTGGATCCAGTTGTTTCTTCATTGGAAAGTTTTTATCGGGATTTATATACATCAATAATGTTGGAATATAATTGACAGAACAGTCTGTTTAGGTTTGGTTCAATTATATGCATCGGTTCTTggcaaaagtaaaagaactttagGTGACTTCATCCTAAAATCATACCATGTTACAATTTAACCCTCATTTATTCTTAACACCAGGCATCAGAGATCTCTTTGCCAACAGCTTGTTGTACTTCATGCTGGACAACAATTATTGACAATGAAGTTAGCTGGAACACATATAAATTTCAGCCTCTTTAAGAATTGAgggactagggggcagctgggtagctcagtggattgagagccaggcctagagatgggaggtcctaggttcaaatctgacctcagatacttcccagatgtgtgaccctgggcaagtcacttaatccccattgcctagcccttaccactcttctgccttggagccaatacacagtattgactcctagacggaaggtaaggcatttaaaaaaaaaaaaaaaagaaacacataaaaaaaaaagaattgtggggctggccaaagggctttaaaagaatgcatgtcctttgatccagcaataccactattgggactgtatcccaaagagattttttttaaaaatgggaaaggttctgtttatacaaaaatatttatagccgcgctctttgtggtggcaaaaattggaaaatgaggggatgcccttcaattggggaatggctgaacaaattgtggtatctgctggtgatggaatattattgtgctataaggaatgatgaacaagatggttTTCagggagaactggaaagacctatgtgaattgAAGAGGTGTGAAATaggtagaatcaggagaacattatacgcaATAACcaaaacactgtgggatgatcaagtgtgacagacttctctactagcagcaatgcaatgatccaggacaattctgagggacttatgagaaagagcactacccacatccagagaaagaactgtgggagcagaaacacagaagaaaacatgtgatttatcacttgattatatggatgtgtgatttggggttttggtgttaaaagatgactctattccaaaaataaaaatatggaaataggatttgagtgataatatatgtataacccagtggaattgcttgtcccCTCTGGGAGAGTacaagaaagagaggaggaagacaacaatcatataaccatgggaaaaattgaaaaaaaaatagaattgtggGGCTGGGAATTGGGTCTGAACCATGGGCTATTCATCCCCATGGGCCAGCCCGAGGGTGATAGAATGACTTCTATCAGCTCAGTGATTGTTCTCCTCCAGAAGTTCCTGGAGATTATGACCCAGCTTATCTGATGGACTGTGTTTGTTCTTTTAGGGTATGGCTGTGCTGGGACCTCAAATGTAGCCTATGGACTTCTGACTCGGGAACTAGAGCGTGTAGACAGTGGCTTCCGGTCAACCATGAGCGTCCAGTCCTCCTTGGTCATGTTCCCCATCTATGCCTATGGCTCTGAAGAGCAGCGGCAAAAGTACCTGCCCCGTCTTGGTGAGAGCAATGCACTTGGAATATGGGAGTCTTCATCCATCTTCCTGACCCCACTGACCCTCCAAGGGCTCTAACTTAGCCTCTCCCTTATTGAGTGACTCAGATGCCTTGATCTTTCTAGAACTTCCTAACCTATTCAGGACCCCTGAACGGTTCTCTTCCTTGGACCCTTGTGCTCCATTCCCAACTGACCAGCCTTGGAACCCTAATTGCCTTCCTTTgctatagaaaagaaaacttaaggGCTAAAAGGAGAGCttccttcaaatatatgaagggcTATCACATGAAAGGGAGTtagtttattttgatttttcccaGAGAAGCAGAACTGGGGTAAAAGGCAGAAGATGCAGAGAGGAAATTTTATACTTGATTTTGGGGAAAGCTGTCTAACAATTTGAGTTGTCCAGTGGATGCTCAGGGAGTTAGTTGGGCCCCCTAGAGGTCTCCAAAAAAAGGTTGAGTGACTCCCTATTGGGTAAATGATGTATGGCATTCTTATTTGAGTTTAGGTGggtctagatggcctctgaggtttcttccaggcTCAGTTCCTAATATTACCCACTCTTCAAGGATCCCTGAGTCCCTCCTCAACTGGCCTTCCCTGAGTCCTTTGAGCAAAAAGCAGCCTGGTctagtgaaaagaacattgacTTTGAagtcaagagatctgggttctattcctggctgtgtgactggacaagtcagttaactacTCAGGGATTCAATGTTACCATCCACACAATAAAGGAATTgaattagataatttctaaggtccctctcagaCCTACCAATTCTTTGAGTTTATGAGACCTGTggtctactttatttttttctctctctctttttaaaatttaagcccttaccttccatcttggagtcaatactgtttattggctccaaggcagaagagtggtaagggtaggcaatgggggtcaagtgacttgcccagggtcacatggctgggaagtgtctgaggccagatttgaacctaggacctcctatctctaggcctggttctcaatccactgagccacccagctgcccgctgTGGTCTACTTTCTTGAGTCTACTACTCTTCCTGCaattcttctctccccaccccattccctTCCCACTATCTGGTTTTAGATTTCAGACAAGTCTTTCTGAATCTGCTGACCCACTATGGACTCCCTGTCCCCATTAATATACCCCCAAACCTGCCAGCCCTCCAGTGATCCCCTTCCTGAGACCCCTAAACATTTTCCCAACAAATTAACCCATGACCCATAAATTGCCCCCTTGATATCCATCCTGCTGATCGTTGTTCCTACCACCAGTTCGCCCAGGATTATTGAGTCTCTTTGGTGCCTGCTAGTCAGAACTTTGCAAATTCCAAAAGCCATGGAGATATCTGTGGAATGGGAATTACAGGGAGGTgatctgggggaggggagaaattcCTTGGGGAAATAGGAATTCTATGACAATGGGTTTGATTGACAGCAAAGGGGGAAATCCTGGGCTGCTTTGGATTGTCGGAACCCAATCATGGAAGTGACCCAGGCAGTATGGAGACTAGGGCCCGCTACAATGCAGCCAACAAGACCTATACCCTGAACGGCTCCAAGACCTGGTGAGAGGGTGAAGGGGCGGGGAGGGGGCTCCCTCCTGGCttcaatgcttattgactgaatatTGGACAAATTTCTCTCTAGAACTCAGGCTCAGTATCTATAGAATAAGAGGGCTTGACTACTAAGATGATGATTTTAGGTCCCTTCTGGCTTCAAATGTTATCATCCTATGAAAGCTTGAAGAACAGAACAGGATGGACGGGTCTTTGGTGGTGGAGAACTTATTGGAGAAGGGGAATCTCTTCAAAACTATACCCTATCCCTTCCCTTAGGATCACTAATTCACCTGTGGCTGACCTGTTTGTGGTCTGGGCGGTGTGCGAGGATGGTAAGGTGCGGGGCTTCCTGTTAGAGAAGGGGATGCGTGGATTGTCAGCTCCCAAAATCGAGGGAAAGTTTGCACTTCGGGCCTCAATCACAGGAATGATCCTCATGGATGACGTGGAAGTACCTGAACAGAATTTGCTGCCTCATGCATCTGGCCTTTCTGTGAGTGACATCGGGGTCAGAACACAGCCAAGTATAAAGgacaggagaggaggagggaggctcGTGGGTAATGGGTGTCCCCAGGCCCTGAGAATGGGCACTAGGATAATCAAGAAAGGTTTGAAGGGAATCAATGGAAGATTTGAGGGGTTTGGCATAGTATAGAAAAAAAGAGCATTGGGTTTAGGGAAAGGGGACATGAGTTCCAATCCTGATGCTACTTCTTACTCTTTGACTTTGAccaagtcatttagcttccttGAGCCTCTGCTTATTTCTCAGTAAAATAAGATTGGGCTAGATGGtttttaaggttctttctagcaATTCCCTAGATGAGGATGTTCCAGTGTCCCATGAAGATCCACCACCAAACCCTTGCCACAGAAAGGCTGCTCAGCTCCTTATCTCTTTCCACAGGGCCCCTTTGGATGTCTGACTACAGCTCGATTTGGCATTGCTTGGGGGGCACTGGGTGCTGCAGAGTTCTGTATGCATACAGCTCGGCAGTACACCCTAGACAGGTAACTGGAGCTGGGaccattcttctcccttcctcccttgacCCTGGGTAGTACCTCAGATGGCCCCAAATTATAAGTCTGATCAGGGCAAGTTTCCTGGAGGAGACGGGTTTGGCCCGATTGTAGATGTGGAAGGGCTTTAGAAAGGCATGAAAGAAGGCATGACAGAGCCTAGCTTAGGGTTTGGGGGTAGCATGCCCAAGACTGGAGGGGTGAGGTTGAAGAAGAGCAGCAGTTCGAATATCGTAGAAATGCGTCCTTTTGCCTCCAAGAAGTTTTCCATTGCTCCCTTGGCGCCTTCTTCCAGCCATCTCAAGGCCTGTGGTCTTTTCTGATATCTCTAATTGTTCTGCTtttgcttcttcttcttgcccTCATGTATCCAGGAAGCAGTTTGGAGTCCCATTGGCTAAAAATCAGCTCATCCAGAAGAAATTGGCTGATATGCTCACAGAGATCACCCTGGGTCTACATGCATGCCTGCAGCTTGGGCGCTTGAAGGACCAGGACAAGTATGGGGCTCAGACCAAGGCTGGGTGAAGGGCTGGTCAGGTAGAGGCTG encodes:
- the GCDH gene encoding glutaryl-CoA dehydrogenase, mitochondrial, with the translated sequence MALKGISTLRLLSQVHSPILALVRGRTVQAATRASRPTFNWQDPLLLETQLTPDEILTRDTFRTYCQEKLMPRILLANRNEVFHREIVSEMGELGVLGPTIKGYGCAGTSNVAYGLLTRELERVDSGFRSTMSVQSSLVMFPIYAYGSEEQRQKYLPRLAKGEILGCFGLSEPNHGSDPGSMETRARYNAANKTYTLNGSKTWITNSPVADLFVVWAVCEDGKVRGFLLEKGMRGLSAPKIEGKFALRASITGMILMDDVEVPEQNLLPHASGLSGPFGCLTTARFGIAWGALGAAEFCMHTARQYTLDRKQFGVPLAKNQLIQKKLADMLTEITLGLHACLQLGRLKDQDKATPEMVSLLKRNNCGKALDIARQARDMLGGNGISDEYHVIRHVMNLEAVNTYEGTHDIHALILGRAITGIQSFTSGK